The DNA sequence CAGGGGCACGAGCTCGCGGCCGATACCGCCGGCGCCGATGATCGCGACCGAGGCGCCGCGGAGGGTGCGGACGGCGGGGTCGACGGCGGCCTTGGCCCAGCGGGTGTGGGCCGACCGGACGACTTGGCGGGTGCCCGCGAGAAGCGGGGCGAGTGCGTGCTCGGCGACTCCACGGGCGTAGAAGCCGGAGGCGTTGGTCCAGGTCCGGCGGTCGTCGAGTAGTCCGGCGGCGACGAAGTGCTCGATTCCCGCGGTGCTCAGCGCCACCCACTCGACGTGGTCGGGAAGCGCGGGGAAACCGTCCGGACCCCCGATCCACACCAGGATCCTGGCCTCGTCCAGGGGCGCCACCGAGCCGCCCGCGCCCTCCACCGCGTCGACGAGGTGGGGGTCGCGGGTCGGCTCGACGGCCACACGCAGGCCGGTGGCGTCGCCCGGGGTGGGGCTCATGTCGGCAGGGCCTTCTTTCCCGTCTCGGTGATGGTGGACACGGTGAGGAGCCCGATCAGGCAGACCCCGATCACCCAGTATGCGGGCGCCATGCCGCTGCCGGTCCAGGCGACGAGCTGGGCGGCGAAGTACGGGGCGGTCCCGCCGGCGATGATGGTGCCGATGTTGAAGCCCAGGGCGACGCCGGTGTAGCGGACGCGTCGGCCGAAGAGCTCGGTGAACAACGGGAACGCGGGAACCTGGACCACGCCGTTGAGCACCATGTAGACGAAGTACACCAGACCCACCACGAGGATGCTCTGTGTGGCGCCGAGCAGCATGAACACCGGAACCGCGATGACGATGTAGGACAGGTACCCGGCGACCAGCACGGGCTTGCGGCCGAAGCGGTCGGTGAGGGCGCCGCTGATCGGGAAGGTGGCGCACGCGCAGGCGATCGCGATGGCGGAGGTCCAGTAGACGGCGCTCTTCCCGAATCCGAGATCGTTGGTGAGGTAGACGCTGAAGTAGGTCAGGGCGATGTAGCCGGAGCCGTTCATGGCCACCGCGACGCCGACGACCTTGGCCACGGACCAGGGGTGGTCGCGCAGGACACCGAGGAGGGGGTTCTTGACGACCTCCTTCTTCTCGGCCATCGCCTCGAACTCGGGTGTGTCCTCGAGCTTCATCCTGATGCGCAGGCACACGAAGGCCAGGGGGAGGGCGAGGAGGAACGGGATGCGCCAGCCCCACGAGGACATGGCCTCCTCGCCGACGAGCAGGGTGACCAGGCCGACGACGGCGGCGGCCACCGCGAACCCGAGCGTGGCGCCGATCGGGGTGAAGGAGCCGAAGAAGCCCCGTCGGCCGGCGGGCACGGTCTCGGCGATGTAGGTCGCCGCGCCACCGATCTCGCCGCCGGCGGAGAAACCCTGTGCCAGGCGGACCAGGACGAGCAGGATCGGTGCGGCGACGCCGATGGCGGCGTGGGTCGGGAGCATTCCGAGGATGCCGCTGGCCACGCCCATGGCCACGACGCTGGCGATGAGCGCCGTCCGGCGGCCGACGCGGTCACCGAGGCGACCGAAGAAGATCCCGCCGACCGGCCGGGCCACGTAGGCGACACCGAAGACGGCCAGGGTCGACAGGATCGACGCCGCGGGGTCCTGCGAGGGGAAGAAGAGCGGGGCGATGAAGACCGCCAGGAACCCGTAGACGGCGAAGTCGTAGTACTCGATGAGCGTGCCGACCCCGCCGGCGAGCGCCGCCCGGCGGGTGAGCCTGGGGTCGGGGGTGCGGTGTGTCGACTGCGCCGTGGGGTGGTCGGCGTCAGGTGGTGCCGCTGCTGCGTGGTGCTGCGGCTGGTGAACTTCGGTCATGGTGTCGCGTCCTTGTTGGTCAGGAGGGGCAGGCAGGGGGCGGTGAGGTGGAGCAGGGGAAGGGGGTTCAGGTCCGCGCGGGGGCGTGCTCGGCCAGTAGCAGGTCGTACGAGCTGCCGGCCTCGATGATCGCGACGGTACGAGGGTTGGGCGGGGTGCCCGTGATCCGGGTGCCGGTGGCGGCTTCCAGGGTCGCGGTGCGCCAGTCGAGTGTGATCTCGTCGCCGCGCGAGACCGCCGCGGTGACCCCCGGGATGGTGATCAGGGGCATGCCGTTGAAGGTCTCGCCGCGCCAGAAGCCGGGGGAGAACGATTCGGCGACGACGGCGGCGATCCCGAGGTCCCGGAGGGCGATCATCGGCGGGTAGTGCGGGTGGCCG is a window from the Dietzia sp. JS16-p6b genome containing:
- a CDS encoding MFS transporter, encoding MTEVHQPQHHAAAAPPDADHPTAQSTHRTPDPRLTRRAALAGGVGTLIEYYDFAVYGFLAVFIAPLFFPSQDPAASILSTLAVFGVAYVARPVGGIFFGRLGDRVGRRTALIASVVAMGVASGILGMLPTHAAIGVAAPILLVLVRLAQGFSAGGEIGGAATYIAETVPAGRRGFFGSFTPIGATLGFAVAAAVVGLVTLLVGEEAMSSWGWRIPFLLALPLAFVCLRIRMKLEDTPEFEAMAEKKEVVKNPLLGVLRDHPWSVAKVVGVAVAMNGSGYIALTYFSVYLTNDLGFGKSAVYWTSAIAIACACATFPISGALTDRFGRKPVLVAGYLSYIVIAVPVFMLLGATQSILVVGLVYFVYMVLNGVVQVPAFPLFTELFGRRVRYTGVALGFNIGTIIAGGTAPYFAAQLVAWTGSGMAPAYWVIGVCLIGLLTVSTITETGKKALPT
- a CDS encoding 3-isopropylmalate dehydratase, with the protein product MSAYPPPPDVITGRVAWVFGDDFDIDLVVGVANIKTYDRELLRAACMQDFDPGFAERVRPGDIVVGGRNFGYGHPHYPPMIALRDLGIAAVVAESFSPGFWRGETFNGMPLITIPGVTAAVSRGDEITLDWRTATLEAATGTRITGTPPNPRTVAIIEAGSSYDLLLAEHAPART